A single Camelus dromedarius isolate mCamDro1 chromosome 26, mCamDro1.pat, whole genome shotgun sequence DNA region contains:
- the LOC105090602 gene encoding plasmolipin: MAEFPTKASTRTSSPTREPALRSQRCSPISALRPYLRAPPRSRRCAPIWGFVCSSLGALMLLQLVLGLLVWALIADIPYHLYPAYSWVMFVAVFLWLVTIVFFILYLFQLHMKLYMVPWPLVLMSFNVGSTILYITAFITCSAAFELTSLKGTGPYNQWVAASFFLCLVMIAYGVSSFFSFQAW; encoded by the coding sequence ATGGCCGAGTTCCCGACTAAAGCGAGCACACGGACCAGCAGCCCCACGAGGGAGCCGGCGCTTCGGTCTCAGCGCTGCTCCCCGATATCGGCGCTGCGCCCCTATCTCCGCGCTCCTCCCCGATCTCGGCGCTGCGCCCCGATCTGGGGCTTCGTGTGCTCCAGCCTGGGTGCGCTCATGCTGCTGCAGTTGGTGCTAGGGCTGCTGGTGTGGGCCCTGATTGCCGACATCCCATACCACCTGTACCCAGCCTACAGCTGGGTGATGTTCGTCGCTGTCTTCCTTTGGCTAGTGACAATCGTTTTCTTCATCCTCTACCTGTTTCAGCTGCACATGAAACTGTACATGGTGCCCTGGCCGCTGGTGTTAATGAGCTTTAACGTGGGCTCCACCATTCTTTACATCACGGCCTTCATCACCTGCTCTGCTGCGTTTGAACTGACATCCCTGAAGGGCACCGGGCCGTATAACCAGTGGGTAgctgcctctttctttctgtgtttagTGATGATTGCCTATGGAGTGAGCTCTTTCTTCAGCTTCCAGGCCTGGTGA